In one Lolium rigidum isolate FL_2022 chromosome 3, APGP_CSIRO_Lrig_0.1, whole genome shotgun sequence genomic region, the following are encoded:
- the LOC124694740 gene encoding protein NRT1/ PTR FAMILY 8.3-like, with product MDSTDQFDKSPLLDAGNSSQENTAEYTGDGSVCISGHPAFRKLTGKWKASSLTIVSYLTKVLHETNLAAARNVATWQGTSYLTPLIGAFVADSYLGKYQTALISCTIFIAGMMMLLLSVALPLISTGPHTWTVWSDPVSSQYIFFIGLYMVGLGYGAQSPCVTSFGADQFDDTDEVEKTKKSSFFNWNYFTINAGSLIVGTAIVWVQDHEGWIWGFTISTLFVTLGIVTFFLGFSYGKVGLSLSSFNLSIFYHHL from the exons ATGGACTCCACGGATCAGTTTGACAAGAGCCCTCTGCTGGACGCAGGCAACTCCTCGCAGGAG AATACCGCAGAATATACAGGTGATGGATCTGTTTGCATCAGCGGGCATCCTGCTTTCAGAAAACTCACAGGGAAGTGGAAGGCCTCCTCCTTAACAATAG TCAGTTATCTCACAAAAGTCCTACATGAAACAAATTTGGCTGCTGCAAGAAATGTTGCAACTTGGCAAGGTACTAGCTACCTCACACCTCTGATTGGAGCCTTCGTTGCTGATTCATATCTGGGGAAGTACCAGACAGCTTTGATCTCCTGCACGATTTTCATTGCT GGAATGATGATGTTGCTTTTGTCAGTAGCACTTCCATTAATCTCAACTGGTCCTCACACTTGGACTGTTTGGTCAGATCCAGTCTCTTCTCAGTACATATTCTTCATTGGGTTATACATGGTTGGTTTAGGATATGGTGCACAGAGCCCTTGTGTTACATCCTTCGGAGCCGATCAATTTGATGACACCGATGAAGTGGAGAAAACAAAAAAGAGCTCTTTCTTCAACTGGAACTATTTCACAATCAATGCTGGTTCACTGATCGTGGGGACTGCTATTGTGTGGGTTCAAGACCATGAAGGTTGGATCTGGGGTTTCACCATCTCTACACTATTTGTGACTTTAGGCATAGTTACCTTTTTCTTGGGCTTCAGT TATGGCAAGGTTGGCTTGTCGCTCAGCTCTTTCAACCTCTCTATCTTCTACCATCATCTGTAG